Proteins encoded together in one Planctomyces sp. SH-PL14 window:
- a CDS encoding glycosyltransferase family 4 protein: protein MTADLLSAGSNPTGTTALSHPLPCPVYFVSHRYQNHAGPSGYDRFADYLGESVTAPRWLDHLGRSVLRPMTKLVEWYNGSFEYSRHDCLREIATRLHMSGRQDAIYHFLYAEKSLRYLGPMNRRGGLRIIGSFHHCAFKYPTYFRSTEHFRAIEHAVVVSRIQIEHMESIVGPGKVSFVPYAVDASYFVPGERVSNRPLRCTCVGQHLRDFENLPAIIKTLLSAERDLEFYVVGAPSKVRQSVEFDRVVWKQGISDAEYLDLLQQTDVLVLPLIDSTSVTTVNEALGCGVPIVTNRGGVSDYLNDACSIELTTGDVAGMVDATLALLRDDRRRNTMGLAARQQGLELDWSRSAAKMADVYRQVYDGMPRSESRGH, encoded by the coding sequence ATGACAGCAGACCTGTTGTCCGCCGGCTCGAATCCGACAGGGACCACGGCACTCAGCCACCCTCTCCCTTGTCCCGTCTACTTCGTATCGCACCGATACCAGAATCATGCCGGCCCGAGCGGCTATGATCGATTCGCGGACTACCTGGGAGAATCGGTCACCGCTCCCCGGTGGCTCGACCACCTGGGACGATCAGTCCTGCGGCCGATGACCAAGCTGGTCGAGTGGTACAACGGAAGTTTCGAATACAGCCGCCACGACTGCCTTCGCGAGATTGCGACGCGGCTGCATATGTCCGGTCGCCAGGACGCGATCTACCACTTTCTTTATGCGGAGAAGTCGCTGCGGTATCTGGGCCCCATGAATCGCCGGGGCGGCCTGCGGATCATCGGCAGCTTTCACCACTGTGCCTTCAAGTACCCGACGTATTTCCGCTCCACGGAGCACTTCCGCGCGATCGAGCACGCGGTCGTCGTCTCGAGGATTCAGATCGAGCACATGGAGTCGATCGTCGGACCGGGCAAGGTCTCCTTCGTGCCGTACGCCGTCGATGCGAGTTATTTCGTTCCGGGAGAGCGCGTTTCCAATCGTCCGCTCCGCTGCACGTGCGTCGGCCAGCATCTGCGAGACTTCGAAAACCTGCCCGCCATCATCAAAACGCTCCTGTCCGCCGAGCGGGACCTGGAGTTCTACGTCGTCGGCGCCCCTTCCAAGGTCCGACAGAGCGTCGAGTTCGATCGCGTCGTCTGGAAACAGGGGATCTCGGACGCGGAGTATCTGGACCTCCTGCAGCAGACGGATGTCCTGGTCCTCCCGCTGATCGACAGCACGAGCGTCACCACCGTCAACGAGGCGCTGGGGTGCGGGGTGCCGATCGTCACGAATCGAGGGGGAGTGTCCGACTACCTCAACGACGCATGCAGCATCGAGTTGACCACCGGGGACGTGGCGGGGATGGTCGATGCGACCCTCGCGCTGCTCCGCGACGATCGCCGGCGGAACACCATGGGCCTGGCCGCTCGCCAGCAGGGGCTGGAGCTCGACTGGTCCCGCAGCGCGGCGAAGATGGCCGACGTCTACCGGCAGGTCTACGACGGCATGCCTCGGTCCGAATCCAGGGGACACTGA